The following coding sequences are from one Solanum stenotomum isolate F172 unplaced genomic scaffold, ASM1918654v1 scaffold9835, whole genome shotgun sequence window:
- the LOC125853170 gene encoding nudix hydrolase 8-like, protein MMTYWIPEEPCMLPSNASHQVGVGGFVINDRNELLVVQEKHFTPALSGLWKIPTGFIHESEEIYTGIVREVQEETGIDTEFVEVMAFRHVHDVAFQKSDLFFVCLLRPLSKQIMVDDLEIQDAKWMPLVEFVEQPLIQEDDMFKKIIDIFIARLGKRYCRLSVHQLVSKFDDKPSTLYFNTVDDPDLNCQAN, encoded by the exons ATGATGACTTATTGGATTCCGGAGGAACCCTGTATGCTTCCTTCGAATGCATCGCATCAAGTTGGAGTTGGGGGTTTTGTGATCAACGATAGAAATGAG TTGCTTGTTGTGCAAGAGAAACATTTTACGCCGGCTCTTTCAGGCTTATGGAAAATACCAACTGGTTTTATTCATGAG TCCGAGGAGATCTATACAGGAATTGTAAGAGAAGTGCAGGAGGAAACTGGG ATTGATACTGAATTTGTGGAGGTTATGGCTTTCAG GCATGTTCACGATGTGGCCTTTCAAAAGTCAGATTTGTTCTTCGTCTGTCTGTTAAGACCCCTGTCAAAACAGATCATGGTTGATGATCTAGAAATTCAGGATGCTAAG TGGATGCCTCTAGTTGAGTTTGTGGAGCAACCTCTAATCCAAGAAGACGACATgttcaagaaaataattgacATTTTCATCGCTAGACTAGGGAAGCGGTACTGCAGATTGTCTGTCCATCAACTGGTTTCCAAATTTGATGACAAACCTTCTACATTGTACTTTAACACAGTTGATGATCCAGATTTGAACTGTCAAGCCAATTAG